From the genome of Azospirillum sp. TSA2s:
CTCCGCACTGGCAGGGGCGATGGCCGGCTGAGCGCCCCACCCTCTCCGGCGTTTGTGCTGGAGCAAAGAAGGGGGCGGTGATCCGGAGTACAGGGGGGCATGGCGATCCTGCCGCTCCCCCACAGACCAGACGGACGACGATGCCGACCACCAACTCCCACGCCACCGCCCAGGCCGAACCGGTTCTCGATCTCCGCGCCATCCCGCCCTATCAGCGCCACCAGCTGATCTTCCAGTCGGTGCAGGACCTGACGCCCGGCGACGGTTTCTCGCTGGTCAACGACCATGACCCGCGTCCGCTACACCACCAGCTGCTGAGCCTGTTCGGCGCCGGCTTCGCCTGGGAGTATCTGCAGCAGGGTCCCGAGGTCTGGCAGGTCCGCATCTCCCGGCCCGAAGGCGCGGTGGCGACCAGCCTGCGCGTGTGCATCGACCGCAACGGCGATGTGGCGGTCACGGCGGCGGATGCCCGGCTGGGGCCGGACGGCAGCGGCGCCTCGGTCTGCGAGGTGACGGACATCCCGCCGGGCACGCTGGAGGCCGACGTGCTGTCGCTGCTGCAGGGCGTGATCCCGCCGGCCGGCGTGGTCAGCATCGCGTATGAGCGGCTGCTGGCCCGGCGCAACGGCTCCTGCTGCGGCGGCATGTGCGGCTGAGGACCCCGTTTGGCTGACGGTCAGGGTTGCGGCAACCATTCCTGTTCCGACCGGTTCTGTGTGGGGCGCTTCACCGCGTCGCACACAGAGTGCCGACTCAGGAGACAGGTATGGACCGCAAGGACGACACCGTCACGCCGCAGGACCCGCGCAGCAAATACCCGCGCCCGCCCTTCAACGGCCAGTCGCAGCCCTGGCCGGGGCTGGCACGCGACATGGATCCGCCGCCCGACCATGGCGAGACCAGCTACAAGGGCTCCGGCCGGCTGGCCGGGCGCAAGGCGCTGATCACCGGCGGCGATTCCGGCATTGGCCGGGCCGCCGCCATCGCCTATGCCCGCGAGGGCGCCGACGTCGCCATCAACTATTTCCCCTCCGAAGAGCCGGATGCCCGTGAGGTCGTCGCGCTGATCGAGAAGGCCGGCCGCAAGGCGGTGGCGATTCCCGGCGACCTGCGCGACGAGGGCTTCTGCCGAAAGCTGGTGGCCGATGCGGTCGCGGGGCTTGGCGGGCTCGACATCGTCGTCTGCAACGCCGCGCGGCAGCAGGCCTTCCCGTCGATCCTCGACGTCAGCAGCGAGGAATTCGACGCGACGATGAAGACCAACATCTACGCCCCCTTCTGGATCATCAAGGCCGCCCTGCCCCACCTGAAGCCGGGGTCGGTCATCATCGGCACCACGTCGGAACAGGCCTATGACCCGACGCCGGATCTGTACGCCTATGCCCAGACCAAGGCGGCGACGATGAATTACGTGAAGTCGCTGGCCAAGCAGCTGGCCGACAAGGGCATCCGCGTCAACGGCGTGGCTCCCGGCCCGATCTGGACCCCGCTTCAGGTCAGCGGCGGCGCCAGCCAGGAGAAGCTGAAGCAGTTCGGCAGCCAGACCCCGTTCGGCCGTCCGGGCCAGCCGGCGGAGCTTGCCAGCATCTATGTCCAGCTCGCTGCGGAGGATGCCAGCTTCACCACCGGCCATGTCTATGGCGCGGCGGGCGGCAGCGGTCAGCCGTAAGCGGCGGAGCCTACCCCATGACGTCCTCGCCGGACCGCCGGCGGGTGGATGGGGCGGTCCTGGTCCCGGCGATGTCCGACGTCAGAGTGAAACAGAGATCGCACCCGACCAGCAGGCCCAGGCTCAGGATCGACGTGGCGGCGGTGATGCAGAGGATGGTCATGGGATCGCTCCGTCCGGCGAGGTTCGGCGCCGTCCATCCGACCGGGGGTGGTTTGCGGCGTTGGAGCGATCCTGGGCGCATCCGGAGTCTGGCGCTGTGAGTGGGGCCACAGTCGGGACTTTGTGACGCCGGGGCTGTGGGCCAATCACTGACAGTAGTGCGAATAGGAGTTGTTTGCGGTGGCGCAACGATGCCGCGGCCGCCCGTCGGCATGCTGGCTTCAACGCGGCCCAATCAAGGGCGGCCCCGGTTGGAGACAGCATCATGTCCAAAGTCACCGTCAGCACCGCGCTCTACCGCGATCATCATGCCAATGTCGGCCAGTTGGTCGGGCGCATCGAAGCG
Proteins encoded in this window:
- a CDS encoding SDR family oxidoreductase, which gives rise to MDRKDDTVTPQDPRSKYPRPPFNGQSQPWPGLARDMDPPPDHGETSYKGSGRLAGRKALITGGDSGIGRAAAIAYAREGADVAINYFPSEEPDAREVVALIEKAGRKAVAIPGDLRDEGFCRKLVADAVAGLGGLDIVVCNAARQQAFPSILDVSSEEFDATMKTNIYAPFWIIKAALPHLKPGSVIIGTTSEQAYDPTPDLYAYAQTKAATMNYVKSLAKQLADKGIRVNGVAPGPIWTPLQVSGGASQEKLKQFGSQTPFGRPGQPAELASIYVQLAAEDASFTTGHVYGAAGGSGQP
- a CDS encoding DUF2249 domain-containing protein, whose translation is MPTTNSHATAQAEPVLDLRAIPPYQRHQLIFQSVQDLTPGDGFSLVNDHDPRPLHHQLLSLFGAGFAWEYLQQGPEVWQVRISRPEGAVATSLRVCIDRNGDVAVTAADARLGPDGSGASVCEVTDIPPGTLEADVLSLLQGVIPPAGVVSIAYERLLARRNGSCCGGMCG